From one Streptococcus oralis genomic stretch:
- the yfmF gene encoding EF-P 5-aminopentanol modification-associated protein YfmF, whose amino-acid sequence MELVPGISAHFVQSKKFKTNKITIRFTAPLSLETIAGRMLSASMLETANKAYPTSQAFRRYLASLYGTDISTSAYRRGQAHILDLTFTYVRDEFLSKKNVLTSRILELVKQTLFAPLAQDSAFEPALFEIERKQLLASLATDMDDSFYFAHKELDSLFFHDERLQLRYSDLRNSILNESPESSYTCFQDALKNDRIDFFFLGDFNEVEITESLKSLPFTARENGVTIQYHQSYSNVLREGMFQRNVGQSILELGYHSPVKYGDDEHLPMLVMNGLLGEFAHSKLFTNVRENAGIAYTVSSQLDLFSGLLRMYAGIDRENRNQARKMMNHQLLDLKKGNFTDFELEQTKEMIRRSLLMAQDNQQTLVERVYLNALLGKSSFDMDRLVAKLDSVDKEAVCKVANSLKLQAIYFMEGVE is encoded by the coding sequence ATGGAATTAGTGCCTGGAATTTCAGCACATTTTGTTCAATCCAAAAAGTTTAAAACAAATAAAATCACTATTCGTTTTACTGCTCCCTTATCTCTTGAGACAATAGCAGGACGCATGTTAAGTGCAAGTATGTTGGAGACGGCAAATAAAGCTTATCCCACATCACAAGCATTTCGCAGATACTTGGCAAGTTTATATGGAACAGATATTTCCACAAGTGCTTATCGTAGAGGACAGGCACATATTCTTGACTTAACATTTACCTACGTGCGAGATGAGTTCTTGAGTAAAAAAAATGTCTTGACTTCTCGAATTTTGGAATTGGTGAAACAGACTTTATTTGCTCCCTTAGCTCAAGATAGTGCTTTTGAGCCAGCCCTATTTGAAATTGAAAGAAAACAGTTATTGGCTAGTTTAGCTACTGATATGGATGATTCATTTTATTTTGCTCATAAGGAGTTGGATAGCTTGTTCTTCCATGATGAGCGTCTTCAATTGAGATACAGTGATTTACGAAATAGCATTTTAAATGAGTCTCCGGAAAGTAGCTACACTTGCTTTCAAGATGCTCTGAAAAATGATCGTATTGATTTCTTTTTCTTAGGTGACTTCAATGAAGTAGAAATTACAGAATCACTGAAGTCATTACCCTTTACAGCTAGAGAGAACGGCGTCACTATCCAGTACCATCAATCTTATTCGAATGTTCTACGAGAAGGAATGTTTCAGAGGAATGTTGGGCAATCTATTTTGGAATTAGGCTATCATTCTCCTGTAAAATATGGTGATGATGAGCATTTGCCCATGCTTGTGATGAATGGTTTGTTGGGTGAATTTGCACATTCAAAACTTTTTACAAACGTTCGTGAAAATGCTGGAATAGCCTATACAGTCTCGAGTCAATTGGATTTGTTTAGTGGTCTGTTAAGGATGTATGCGGGTATTGATAGAGAAAATCGAAATCAGGCTAGAAAAATGATGAATCATCAATTGCTAGATCTAAAAAAGGGTAACTTTACAGATTTTGAACTTGAACAAACAAAGGAGATGATTCGACGATCTTTGTTGATGGCTCAAGATAATCAACAGACCCTAGTTGAAAGAGTCTATTTGAATGCTCTATTGGGAAAATCAAGCTTTGATATGGATCGATTGGTGGCAAAATTAGATAGTGTTGATAAAGAAGCTGTCTGTAAAGTTGCCAACAGTTTGAAGTTACAAGCGATTTACTTTATGGAAGGAGTAGAATGA
- the yaaA gene encoding S4 domain-containing protein YaaA: MEYKLFEEFITLQALLKELGIIQSGGAIKSFLMDHQVYFNGELESRRGKKIRVGDTIDIPDLKIDITLTQPSLKEQEEYQADKIEKERIAKLVKEMNKGVKKEKQKTSSSPKTKQVPRFPGR, from the coding sequence ATGGAATACAAATTATTTGAAGAATTTATTACGCTCCAAGCCCTCCTAAAAGAACTTGGAATTATACAAAGCGGTGGTGCTATCAAATCCTTTTTAATGGATCATCAAGTTTACTTTAATGGTGAGTTAGAAAGTAGACGTGGGAAAAAAATTCGTGTTGGAGATACGATTGACATTCCTGATTTAAAGATTGACATCACCTTGACACAACCAAGTTTAAAAGAGCAAGAAGAGTATCAAGCAGATAAGATTGAGAAAGAGCGAATTGCTAAACTTGTCAAAGAGATGAATAAAGGTGTCAAGAAAGAAAAACAAAAAACTTCTTCATCACCTAAAACCAAACAAGTTCCACGTTTTCCAGGAAGATAA
- the recF gene encoding DNA replication/repair protein RecF (All proteins in this family for which functions are known are DNA-binding proteins that assist the filamentation of RecA onto DNA for the initiation of recombination or recombinational repair.), with product MWLQHLTIKTFRNYKEAKIDFNPKLNVFLGQNAQGKTNILEAIYFLALTRSHRTRTDKNLIHFDNEQLHLSGLLQKKTSSIPLEIDLTPKGRVTKVNHLKQARLSDYIGHMNVVLFAPEDLQLIKGAPSVRRKFIDIELGQIKPIYLSDLSNYNHILKQRNTYLKSSQKIDETFLSVLDDQLIDYGCRVIKHRIKFIKDLEKFGQKKHLEISNKLEELSISYQSSVNFTNEEQLTSSFKIALDKSRSRDLFKKNTGVGPHRDDISFYINGMDASFGSQGQHRSLVLSIKLAEIELMESITNESPILLLDDVMSELDNTRQLKLLETISQSIQTFITTTSLDHLQNLPENLSIFNIQNGKISVNQH from the coding sequence ATGTGGCTCCAACATTTAACAATTAAAACCTTTCGAAACTACAAAGAGGCAAAAATTGATTTCAATCCAAAATTAAATGTCTTTCTAGGTCAAAATGCACAAGGAAAAACCAATATTCTAGAGGCAATCTATTTCTTAGCCTTGACACGTAGTCATCGGACTCGTACAGATAAAAATCTCATTCATTTTGATAACGAGCAACTCCATCTTTCTGGCTTGCTACAGAAAAAAACAAGCTCTATCCCTCTAGAAATTGATTTAACACCAAAAGGGCGTGTGACTAAGGTCAATCACTTAAAACAAGCGCGCCTATCAGACTACATTGGACATATGAATGTTGTCCTCTTCGCGCCTGAAGATCTCCAGCTAATTAAGGGAGCACCTTCTGTCCGTCGAAAGTTTATAGACATCGAACTGGGACAAATTAAACCAATCTACTTGTCAGACTTGTCAAACTATAACCATATACTCAAGCAGAGAAATACTTACCTAAAATCCAGCCAAAAGATTGATGAAACATTTCTGTCAGTCTTAGATGATCAGTTAATAGATTATGGTTGTCGCGTTATAAAGCATCGGATAAAATTCATTAAAGACTTAGAGAAATTTGGCCAAAAAAAACACTTAGAAATTTCAAATAAATTAGAAGAACTGTCAATATCTTATCAATCATCTGTCAACTTCACTAATGAAGAACAGCTAACAAGTTCCTTTAAAATTGCTTTAGATAAAAGCAGATCCAGAGATTTATTTAAAAAGAATACTGGAGTTGGCCCTCATCGAGATGATATTTCTTTTTATATCAATGGTATGGATGCTAGTTTTGGAAGCCAAGGTCAACATCGTAGCCTTGTTCTTTCTATAAAACTGGCGGAAATTGAGCTAATGGAAAGTATTACCAATGAGTCTCCGATACTACTGCTTGATGATGTTATGAGCGAACTTGACAATACACGGCAACTAAAATTACTAGAAACCATTTCTCAATCTATCCAAACCTTTATTACAACAACAAGTTTAGACCACTTACAAAACTTGCCAGAAAACCTTAGTATTTTCAACATTCAAAATGGTAAAATTTCTGTAAATCAACATTGA
- the guaB gene encoding IMP dehydrogenase, translated as MSNWDTKFLKKGFTFDDVLLIPAESHVLPNDADLTTKLADNLTLNIPIITAAMDTVTESQMAIAIARAGGLGVIHKNMSIAQQADEVRKVKRSENGVIIDPFFLTPEHTIAEADELMGRYRISGVPVVETLENRKLVGILTNRDLRFISDYNQPISNHMTSENLVTAPVGTDLATAESILQEHRIEKLPLVDEEGRLSGLITIKDIEKVIEFPNAAKDEFGRLLVAGAVGVTSDTFERAEALFEAGADAIVIDTAHGHSAGVLRKIAEIRAHFPDRTLIAGNIATAEGARALYDAGVDVVKVGIGPGSICTTRVIAGVGVPQVTAIYDAAAVAREYGKTIIADGGIKYSGDIVKALAAGGNAVMLGSMFAGTDEAPGETEIFQGRKFKTYRGMGSIAAMKKGSSDRYFQGSVNEANKLVPEGIEGRVAYKGAAADIVFQMIGGIRSGMGYCGAANLKELHDNAQFIEMSGAGLKESHPHDVQITNEAPNYSM; from the coding sequence ATGTCTAATTGGGATACTAAATTTTTAAAAAAAGGTTTTACCTTTGATGATGTATTGCTCATTCCAGCAGAAAGTCATGTGTTGCCTAATGATGCAGATTTAACAACAAAATTGGCAGATAATCTGACTTTAAATATCCCAATTATAACAGCCGCCATGGATACAGTCACAGAAAGTCAAATGGCTATTGCCATTGCTCGTGCAGGTGGTCTTGGAGTAATCCATAAAAATATGTCTATTGCGCAACAGGCAGATGAAGTTCGTAAGGTAAAACGTTCTGAAAATGGTGTTATTATTGATCCATTCTTCTTGACTCCAGAACACACGATTGCTGAAGCAGATGAACTGATGGGACGTTACCGTATCAGTGGTGTTCCAGTTGTGGAGACACTTGAAAATCGTAAATTGGTTGGTATTCTAACAAACCGAGATCTTCGCTTTATTTCAGATTACAATCAGCCAATCTCAAACCATATGACTAGTGAAAATCTTGTTACTGCTCCTGTTGGTACAGATCTTGCAACAGCTGAAAGCATTCTTCAAGAACACCGTATTGAAAAACTTCCTTTGGTTGATGAAGAAGGTCGTCTTTCTGGCTTGATTACTATTAAAGATATCGAAAAAGTAATTGAATTTCCTAATGCAGCAAAAGATGAGTTTGGTCGTCTTCTAGTTGCTGGTGCGGTAGGTGTCACTTCAGATACATTTGAACGTGCAGAGGCTCTTTTTGAAGCAGGAGCGGATGCGATTGTAATTGATACTGCACATGGTCACTCTGCTGGGGTTCTACGTAAAATTGCTGAAATTCGTGCTCACTTCCCAGACCGCACTTTGATTGCAGGTAATATTGCAACTGCTGAAGGTGCGCGTGCTCTTTATGATGCAGGTGTAGATGTTGTCAAAGTCGGTATCGGACCAGGTTCTATCTGTACTACTCGTGTGATTGCAGGGGTTGGTGTCCCACAAGTGACAGCAATCTATGATGCAGCAGCAGTTGCGCGTGAATATGGAAAAACAATCATTGCTGATGGTGGAATCAAGTATTCTGGAGATATTGTAAAAGCCCTTGCTGCAGGTGGAAATGCGGTTATGCTTGGATCAATGTTCGCTGGAACAGACGAAGCACCAGGTGAAACGGAAATCTTCCAAGGACGTAAGTTTAAGACTTACCGTGGTATGGGATCAATCGCTGCAATGAAGAAAGGTTCAAGTGACCGTTACTTCCAAGGTTCTGTCAATGAAGCAAACAAACTTGTTCCAGAAGGAATTGAAGGCCGTGTTGCCTATAAAGGCGCAGCAGCTGATATTGTCTTCCAAATGATTGGTGGTATTCGCTCTGGTATGGGTTACTGTGGTGCAGCTAACCTTAAAGAACTACATGATAATGCACAATTTATTGAAATGTCTGGGGCTGGTCTAAAAGAAAGCCATCCTCATGATGTACAAATCACTAATGAGGCACCAAACTACTCTATGTAA
- the trpS gene encoding tryptophan--tRNA ligase produces MTKPIILTGDRPTGKLHIGHYVGSLKNRVLLQEEDKYDMFVFLADQQALTDHAKDPQTIVESIGNVALDYLAVGLDPSKSTIFIQSQIPELAELSMYYMNLVSLARLERNPTVKTEIAQKGFGESIPTGFLVYPIAQAADITAFKANYVPVGTDQKPMIEQTREIVRSFNHAYNCEVLVEPEGIYPENERAGRLPGLDGNAKMSKSLNNGIYLADDVDTLRKKVMSMYTDPDHIRVEDPGKIEGNMVFHYLDVFGRPEDAQDIADMKEHYQRGGLGDVKTKRYLLEILELELGPIRERRIEFAKDMGEVYNMLQKGSEKAREVAGQTLSEVKGAMGLNYFK; encoded by the coding sequence ATGACGAAACCCATTATTTTAACAGGAGATCGCCCAACAGGAAAACTGCATATTGGACATTATGTTGGGAGTCTTAAAAATAGAGTATTACTGCAGGAAGAAGACAAGTATGACATGTTTGTTTTTTTGGCGGACCAACAAGCATTGACAGATCACGCCAAAGACCCTCAAACGATTGTAGAATCGATTGGGAATGTTGCCTTAGATTACCTAGCAGTTGGATTAGATCCAAGTAAATCAACTATCTTTATTCAAAGCCAAATTCCAGAGTTGGCTGAATTATCTATGTACTATATGAATTTGGTGTCACTAGCTCGTTTGGAACGGAATCCGACAGTAAAAACAGAGATTGCTCAAAAAGGGTTTGGAGAAAGTATTCCGACAGGATTTTTGGTTTATCCAATTGCGCAAGCAGCAGATATTACTGCCTTCAAGGCTAATTATGTTCCTGTTGGGACAGATCAGAAACCAATGATTGAGCAAACTCGTGAGATTGTTCGTTCCTTTAATCATGCTTATAATTGTGAGGTCTTGGTGGAGCCGGAAGGTATTTATCCAGAAAATGAGAGGGCAGGGCGTTTGCCAGGTTTAGATGGAAATGCTAAAATGTCTAAATCCCTTAATAATGGTATTTATCTAGCTGATGATGTGGATACGTTGCGTAAAAAAGTCATGAGCATGTATACTGATCCAGACCATATTCGGGTTGAGGATCCAGGTAAGATTGAAGGAAATATGGTTTTCCATTATCTAGATGTATTTGGTCGTCCAGAAGATGCTCAAGACATTGCAGATATGAAAGAACATTATCAACGTGGTGGTCTTGGTGATGTAAAGACGAAACGTTATCTACTTGAAATATTAGAACTCGAACTTGGTCCTATTCGTGAGCGCCGTATCGAATTTGCTAAGGATATGGGAGAAGTGTACAATATGCTTCAAAAAGGTAGTGAAAAAGCGCGTGAGGTTGCGGGGCAAACCCTATCTGAGGTTAAAGGAGCAATGGGACTAAATTATTTTAAATAA